One stretch of Plutella xylostella chromosome 15, ilPluXylo3.1, whole genome shotgun sequence DNA includes these proteins:
- the LOC105397654 gene encoding nitric oxide-associated protein 1, whose amino-acid sequence MLYPTRNILRLCLRLTFQQNKRNNFAAASNGPETSENIENNSKTKDFQTLFAKHKDKITWNSHLESEKLHTGYFKYYQKTIDAARKKQAREYYEKSLPPLPVALRYLVDQERLLKEDEVEPPTPEKAFQLPFASTTPIEDADTDDKPPEKPQKQATGVEQTEFDRSRLNQWMTNYEQFDDTKLEEDEDEATLDYEMSKQYGTADPSSGVTGVPCGGCGALLHCSDPAIPGYLPSEILKNCSLEEQSSVECQRCHFLKEYNIALDVNVQPEEYEKLLQSIRHVRSLVILMVDLLDYPCSIWPGIVDIIGTKRPIIVVGNKVDLLPGDSIGYLKRVRQSLVSELKKTKLGEANIKHVALISAKTGYGVESLVSAMFQLWLARGDVHLVGCTNVGKSSLFNALLQSDYCKVQAAALVRRATVSRWPGTTLNLLKFPINRPSGWKIHERTRRLRADSKLMKIENQIRREQVEGTSTPELPTLIGHIGRTFSDPRDFNEDYNTQEKRKRLGFNERDEMFAKSKWLFDTPGVIHPDQVLSLLTTEELLVTIPKKLIRPQTYYLFPGSTLFIGGLARIDFLECEEPCRFTIYCSDALPITVTRTEDADEIYDEFVGTELFGAPIGGAERLASWPGLQRREEALEFSGEGPKTCCGDVVLSSIGWVSVTAKQGSTCKVLAWTPEARGIHLRHPSLLPFAINLKGKRIRDTPAYMLGKVFIDDNYVTSSDSGK is encoded by the exons ATGCTTTATCCCACGCGCAATATTTTGAGGTTATGTCTAAGATTAACATTTCAACAAAACAAGAGAAACAACTTCGCCGCGGCTTCTAATGGCCCTGAAACCAGTgaaaacattgaaaataatagtaaaacgAAGGATTTTCAGACGCTCTTCGCAAAACATAAAGACAAAATCACTTGGAACTCGCACTTGGAAAGTGAAAAGCTACACACCGGATACTTCAAATACTACCAAAAAACTATAGACGCAGCTCGAAAGAAGCAGGCGAGAGAGTATTACGAGAAGAGCCTGCCGCCGCTGCCGGTGGCGCTGCGCTACCTCGTGGACCAGGAGCGCCTGCTGAAGGAAGATGAGGTGGAACCTCCAACCCCGGAGAAGGCATTCCAACTGCCCTTTGCTAGTACCACACCCATTGAGGATGCCGACACTGATGACAAACCTCCAGAGAAGCCACAAAAACAAGCCACAGGTGTAGAGCAAACTGAATTTGATCGCTCCAGACTAAATCAATGGATGACCAACTATGAACAATTTGATGATACTAAACTCGAGGAGGATGAAGATGAGGCGACACTAGACTATGAAATGAGCAAGCAGTATGGGACGGCCGACCCCTCGTCGGGGGTGACGGGGGTGCCGTGTGGGGGCTGCGGGGCCCTGCTGCACTGCAGTGACCCCGCCATCCCCGGCTACTTGCCCAGTGAGATATTGAAGAACTGCAGTCTCGAGGAGCAGAGCTCCGTGGAGTGTCAGCGCTGTCATTTCCTCAAAGAGTACAATATAGCTTTGGATGTAAATGTGCAGCCAGAGGAATATGAAAAATTACTGCAGTCTATAAg gCATGTGAGATCCCTGGTGATATTGATGGTAGATCTATTGGACTACCCATGCTCCATCTGGCCTGGCATCGTGGACATCATTGGCACCAAGAGACCTATCATTGTTGTGGGCAATAAG GTGGACCTCCTGCCAGGCGACAGCATCGGCTACCTGAAGCGCGTGCGACAATCGCTGGTCTCCGAACTGAAGAAGACCAAGCTGGGCGAGGCCAACATCAAGCATGTGGCGCTGATCTCCGCCAAGACCGGGTACGGCGTGGAGAGCCTCGTGTCCGCCATGTTCCAGCTGTGGCTAGCACGCGGGGACGTGCACCTCGTGGGCTGCACCAACGTGGGCAAGAGCTCGCTGTTCAACGCGCTGCTGCAGTCCGACTACTGCAAGGtgcaggcggcggcgctggTGCGGCGCGCCACGGTGTCGCGCTGGCCCGGCACCACGCTCAACCTGCTCAAGTTCCCCATCAACCGCCCCTCCGGCTGGAAGATCCACGAGCGCACGCGCCGGCTCCGCGCAGACTCCAAGCTCATGAAGATCGAGAATCAGATACGAAGGGAACAGGTAGAAGGCACTAGCACGCCAGAATTACCAACTCTCATAGGCCACATCGGCAGGACCTTCAGCGACCCCCGGGATTTCAACGAAGACTACAACACTCAGGAAAAGCGTAAAAGACTAGGTTTCAATGAGAGGGATGAGATGTTTGCCAAAAGCAAATGGTTGTTCGACACCCCCGGGGTCATCCACCCCGACCAGGTGCTGTCACTGCTCACCACGGAGGAGCTGCTCGTCACTATTCCCAAGAAGCTGATCCGACCGCAGACATACTACTTGTTCCCGGGCTCCACGCTGTTCATCGGGGGCCTGGCTCGCATAGACTTCCTCGAATGCGAGGAGCCGTGCAGGTTCACAATATACTGCTCAGACGCGCTGCCGATCACCGTCACCAGGACTGAGGACGCCGACGAGATCTACGACGAGTTTGTAGGAACAGAGCTGTTCGGCGCTCCCATTGGTGGAGCAGAGCGGCTGGCCAGCTGGCCCGGGCTGCAGAGACGTGAGGAAGCGCTGGAGTTCAGCGGAGAAGGACCGAAGACTTGTTGCGGGGACGTGGTGCTGTCGTCCATAGGCTGGGTGTCGGTGACGGCCAAGCAGGGCTCCACGTGCAAGGTGCTCGCGTGGACGCCCGAGGCCCGCGGCATACACTTGCGGCATCCCTCGCTGCTGCCGTTCGCGATCAATTTAAAAGGCAAAAGAATACGCGACACCCCCGCCTATATGCTAGGAAAAGTATTTATAGATGATAACTATGTTACAAGTAGTGATAGTGGTAAGTAA